From Epinephelus lanceolatus isolate andai-2023 chromosome 2, ASM4190304v1, whole genome shotgun sequence, one genomic window encodes:
- the nhsb gene encoding actin remodeling regulator NHS isoform X3 yields the protein MPFAKRIVEPQLLCRHQIPNDEGLLFEDLCAISNVVLSRTLRQLSDLARHACSLFQELENDIISTNQRVWVLQNKIGQIQQTASALDPKKEAVPVSNLDIESKLSLHYQAPWHQQHNVFHPCTRPPCLEELHRSAQLSLRALHRDEQQHHRSTSRERNRVTISISVAPPMPTFPSPHSIRRQQRSRLARAERTVRETEIQTIQRKERAGREADIQTIQRKATSTGEGEGGEVVGGHRAKTSAPNVPSTQDKQTNWSKENHPPSDQKSTADSHSISSCIIPINVTGVGFDREASARCSLVHSQSVLQRRRKLRRRKTITGIPKRVQQDMDSDESPVARERTVIVHANPHQLSLCQEDLLISGRLHHTRDSGCQTDDFLIACTAAPSRRRIRAQRGHQGIPASLSHSTGNISSLGDQSDSTYTSAATHGGRLRSRSLPREGGRLMDSDEDDDDNYDDDDEDEDLSPYEAEDFIPPGPSPRMKMMMMKDEEESTDDQAAPEPLQLGSLKRLQRSGERDRGGGGGGSPEHSWMERGRSRLPRKADMGSCEISSSSDTFSSPIHSVSTTGVLGSHVDHKEDHQSSSGNWSGSSSTCPSQTSETIPPPSSPPLTGSSHCDSELSLNTVPNAIDEGFSLDPSYHSDLRPQGQGQRSSSFTSSATDQLDDAGVSTASEGEWTYPPDQDQTDPDQDPDQTQNLSRGHGLAQEYSSKQGLQTCYSDNKSSNSEKESGSHYPSDTEGFYSSSVHFGECNQNYKGYMYNYADPGPDCGQSNTVAAPPSHGVYPQPSADFKSGTMTLGRTCRPLRKPKVKPPPPKRTSSLKDTCSGVDVGTDTQADQDQPKTVSEQELTLSSTDMKLELELELGGAPEPLQTSCLVAEPLGSWGRGLGETVDIVEPMSFSSADTHSFKDEGAVQSDYADLWLHNTELKSNNGEYTSMSNSSTATGTTVMECIKSPDSSSSSTETQTQALPQPSETRASSPPLPPGDFKLGSPEKLAGLASPSSGYSSQSETPTSTLPSSSAAFFPGPLSPSTGKRKPKVPERKSSLSSLQHFPRDGASISSGYKRDPDFPPPPSQLDLNVLHGGYVRHTLSHRTHHIHTLHHSKHRVANVLATGTKLLAPEASNTNPPPSSNSALTIPNSNLLVITPSALRSVQLHSISQPTDSSTTADQETASGAETVTRPKCPPSGSTLAPPPINTRPLPPRRPPPRPPCHDHTSSPEHSQPPPPGRHPDGPPSYESLLLRQDRYGPGTFWAMTAFRTRMDPSSDLSEDSSPLHRPVPRAPHPSPVDLHTHIHSHTDFRGLTHSAHAHPEFRVLGERSFSQDDDDDEDEEEEEEEQLKEPPRAACSRGGMRSDHPPPPAYEFAGVSHSDSGPWASPVKVPGTTKETSHPYLISDARKGGYEEQEEEQEVTSGATRSAHQQQPQESKDDSTTPDTEDYFSKGMSCATDSTPSDNSLSPLMDDTKVDEDIIITSPNKTRTTEDLFAMIHRSKRKVLGRKDSGDLNAKSRLCPAAPVTPVTTAIIPPAPPLNIPAPLATAAGSQRAPVPIYRSAKKSSTSNEEFKLLLLKKGSRSDSSYRMSATEILKSPITPKTPGDPLQEGAIRQAEELPSTLQEPHISGLEPIQIPGLFPRANSESFTPKTLPMSAASRQGRSRIPPVANSSRYSTRSRLYTAPMQAISEGETENSDGSPHDDRSS from the exons CGGTGTCAAACCTGGATATAGAGAGCAAGCTGTCCCTTCACTATCAGGCTCCATGGCACCAGCAACACAATGTTTTTCATCCTTGTACCCGACCACCATGTCTGGAGGAGCTGCACAGAAGCGCGCAGCTAAGTCTCAGAGCCCTACACCGAG ACGAACAACAGCACCACCGCTCCACAAGTCGGGAGAGAAACAGGGTGACCATCTCTATCTCAGTGGCACCCCCCATGCCCACCTTCCCCTCACCACACAGCATCCGTCGGCAACAGAGGAGTCGCCTGGCACGAGCG GAGAGGACTGTAAGAGAAACAGAGATCCAGACCATACAGAGAAAA GAGAGGGCAGGAAGAGAAGCAGATATTCAGACGATCCAAAGAAAG GCTACCTCTACAGGGGAAGGCGAAGGTGGTGAGGTCGTGGGAGGCCACAGAGCCAAGACCTCAGCCCCAAACGTCCCCTCGACCCAGGATAAACAGACAAACTGGTCTAAGGAAAACCACCCACCATCAGATCAGAAGTCAACTGCTGATTCTCACTCCATCTCCTCCTGCATCATCCCCATAAATGTCACAG GAGTTGGGTTTGACAGGGAAGCAAGTGCTCGTTGCTCTCTAGTCCATTCCCAGTCGGTTCTTCAGAGGAGAAGgaagctgaggaggaggaagactaTCACAGGAATACCCAAAAGAGTACAACAGGACATGG ACTCAGATGAATCACCCGTAGCAAGAGAGCGCACAGTGATTGTCCATGCCAACCCGCAccaactctctctctgtcaggaaGACCTCTTAATCAGTGGTCGCCTCCATCACACTCGTGACTCTGGCTGCCAGACAGATGATTTCCTTATAGCAT GTACAGCTGCTCCCTCCAGAAGGCGCATCAGAGCCCAACGTGGCCATCAAGGAAtccctgcctctctctcccATTCAACAGGCAACATTTCTTCCCTGGGTGACCAGTCAGACTCCACATACACAAGTGCTGCAACCCATGGTGGGCGCTTGCGCTCTCGTAGCCTTCCTCGAGAGGGTGGACGCCTGATGGAcagtgatgaggatgatgatgacaattatgatgatgatgatgaagacgaGGACTTGTCACCATACGAAGCAGAGGACTTTATTCCACCTGGCCCTAGTCCAAgaatgaagatgatgatgatgaaggatgaagaggagagcaCAGATGACCAGGCAGCTCCTGAGCCGCTGCAACTCGGTAGCTTGAAAAGGCTGCAGCGATctggggagagagacagaggaggtggaggaggagggagcccGGAGCACAGTTGGATGGAGAGGGGCCGTTCTCGCTTGCCTCGCAAGGCTGATATGGGCAGCTGTGAGATCTCATCAAGTTCAGATACTTTCAGCAGCCCTATTCATTCGGTTTCTACAACAGGAGTCCTCGGCAGCCATGTGGACCACAAGGAGGACCACCAGTCATCAAGCGGGAACTGGAGTGGCTCCAGCTCCACCTGCCCCTCTCAGACATCTGAAACCATTCCCCCACCTTCTTCTccaccactgacaggctcatcCCACTGCGACTCTGAGCTGTCACTCAACACTGTGCCCAATGCCATTGATGAGGGATTCTCCCTGGATCCATCATACCACTCGGACCTCAGACCCCAAGGCCAAGGCCAAAGGTCAAGCTCGTTCACATCCTCAGCCACAGACCAGCTGGACGATGCAGGGGTCAGTACGGCCAGTGAGGGGGAGTGGACATACCCTCCAGACCAAGACCAGACTGACCCGGACCAAGATCCTGACCAAACTCAAAACCTTAGCCGAGGTCATGGTTTAGCCCAGGAGTACAGCTCCAAACAAGGTCTACAAACCTGTTATAGTGACAACAAGAGCAGCAACAGTGAAAAAGAGTCTGGCTCCCATTACCCATCTGATACAGAGGGTTTctattcctcttctgtgcacTTTGGGGAGTGTAATCAGAATTACAAAGGATACATGTATAACTATGCAGACCCAGGGCCTGACTGTGGCCAATCCAACACTGTGGCAGCACCACCGTCCCATGGAGTTTACCCCCAGCCCTCAGCTGACTTCAAGTCAGGTACAATGACCCTGGGAAGGACCTGTCGTCCGCTGaggaaaccaaaagtcaaaccTCCACCACCTAAACGGACCTCCTCGCTGAAGGACACCTGTAGCGGTGTTGATgttggaacagacacacaggcagatCAGGATCAACCAAAGACAGTTAGTGAACAAGAGCTTACCTTGTCTTCCACAGATATGAAGCTGGAACTGGAGCTAGAGCTTGGAGGTGCTCCAGAACCATTACAGACATCCTGTCTAGTGGCAGAGCCTTTGGGATCTTGGGGAAGGGGACTGGGTGAAACTGTGGACATAGTGGAGCCCATGTCCTTTAGCTCTGCAGATACACACTCATTTAAGGATGAAGGTGCTGTGCAATCTGACTATGCAGACCTGTGGCTTCACAACACTGAGCTGAAGTCCAACAATGGTGAATACACATCAATGTCCAACTCAAGCACAGCCACAGGCACTACTGTCATGGAGTGCATCAAGTCACCAGAcagctcttcctcctccacagaAACCCAAACCCAGGCCCTTCCCCAACCTTCAGAGACTAGGGCATCTAGTCCACCTCTCCCACCTGGAGACTTCAAACTTGGGTCACCTGAGAAGCTGGCCGGCCTGGCCTCACCATCAAGTGGCTattccagccaatcagagactcCAACATCAACCTTGCCCTCATCTTCGGCAGCGTTCTTTCCAGGACCACTGTCTCCCTCAACTGGCAAGAGAAAGCCCAAAGTGCCCGAGAGGAAGTCTTCTCTCTCTTCCCTGCAGCACTTCCCCAGAGATGGAGCTTCCATTTCCTCTGGCTATAAGAGAGACCCAGACTTCCCACCTCCACCATCTCAACTTGATCTTAATGTTCTTCATGGTGGTTATGTCAGACACACGCTATCCCACCGGACACACCACATACACACGCTCcaccacagcaaacacagagttGCAAATGTTTTAGCCACTGGAACAAAGTTGTTGGCCCCAGAGGCATCAAATACCAACCCACCGCCCAGTTCAAACTCTGCTTTAACAATTCCCAATTCCAATCTATTGGTAATAACTCCATCTGCTCTTCGTTCAGTGCAGCTCCATTCTATTAGTCAACCTACAGATAGTTCTACCACTGCAGACCAGGAAACAGCAAGCGGAGCAGAAACTGTAACAAGACCCAAATGTCCTCCTAGTGGTTCTACTCTGGCTCCACCGCCTATTAACACGAGGCCTCTCCCTCCGCGCAGGCCACCTCCTAGACCCCCGTGTCATGATCACACCTCCTCCCCTGAACACTCGCAACCACCTCCTCCTGGGCGCCACCCTGATGGGCCTCCATCCTATGAAAGCCTGCTACTCAGACAGGACCGCTATGGACCTGGAACCTTCTGGGCTATGACAGCCTTCAGAACCCGGATGGACCCATCATCAGATCTCTCCGAGGACAGCTCACCCCTGCATCGACCTGTGCCACGTGCTCCCCACCCTTCGCCTGTGGATCTACACACGCAtatccactcacacacagatttCAGAGGGCTCACGCACTCAGCTCATGCACACCCTGAGTTTAGGGTTTTGGGGGAACGCTCATTCTcccaggatgatgatgatgatgaggatgaggaggaggaagaggaagagcagCTGAAAGAGCCACCAAGGGCTGCATGTTCCAGAGGCGGCATGCGATCGGACCACCCTCCACCCCCAGCATATGAATTTGCTGGGGTATCTCACTCAGACTCAGGGCCCTGGGCTAGTCCAGTCAAAGTGCCTGGTACCACAAAGGAGACATCGCATCCTTACCTAATCAGCGATGCAAGGAAAGGAGGATATGAAGAGCAAGAAGaagaacaggaagtgacatcaggTGCTACCAGAAGTGCccatcagcagcagccacaggagAGCAAAGATGACTCTACTACTCCTGACACTGAGGATTACTTCAGTAAAG GGATGTCTTGTGCTACAGATTCCACACCAAGTGATAATTCGCTCTCCCCTCTGATGGATGACACCAAAGTGGATGAAGACATTATTATCACGTCACCCAACAAGACCCGCACGACTGAGGACCTGTTTGCCATGATACACAG atcCAAGAGAAAGGTCCTGGGTCGTAAAGATTCGGGAGACTTAAACGCAAAGTCTCGTCTCTGCCCTGCAGCACCAGTAACTCCTGTCACCACCGCCATTATCCCGCCAGCTCCTCCTCTCAACATCCCAGCCCCATTAGCCACTGCTGCCGGGTCACAACGAGCCCCTGTGCCAATCTACCGCAGCGCCAAGAAATCCAGCACGTCCAACGAGGAGTTTAAACTCCTGCTGCTGAAGAAAGGTAGCAGGTCTGATTCCAGCTACCGCATGTCAGCTACAGAGATTCTGAAGAGCCCCATCACCCCTAAAACCCCAGGGGACCCCCTTCAGGAAGGGGCCATTAGACAGGCTGAGGAGCTACCCTCTACACTCCAAGAGCCCCacatttctggcttggaaccaATCCAGATACCAGGCCTTTTTCCCAGAGCCAACTCTGAGAGTTTTACCCCCAAAACCCTGCCTATGTCCGCTGCATCCCGACAGGGACGTTCTCGGATCCCCCCTGTAGCCAACAGCAGTCGATATAGTACACGCAGCCGCCTCTACACGGCCCCCATGCAAGCCATTTCCGAAGGGGAGACAGAGAACTCAGATGGGAGCCCCCATGATGACAGATCATCCTAA
- the nhsb gene encoding actin remodeling regulator NHS isoform X2, with protein sequence MPFAKRIVEPQLLCRHQIPNDEGLLFEDLCAISNVVLSRTLRQLSDLARHACSLFQELENDIISTNQRVWVLQNKIGQIQQTASALDPKKEAVPVSNLDIESKLSLHYQAPWHQQHNVFHPCTRPPCLEELHRSAQLSLRALHRDEQQHHRSTSRERNRVTISISVAPPMPTFPSPHSIRRQQRSRLARAQERAERERELDYQPRKERTVRETEIQTIQRKERAGREADIQTIQRKATSTGEGEGGEVVGGHRAKTSAPNVPSTQDKQTNWSKENHPPSDQKSTADSHSISSCIIPINVTGVGFDREASARCSLVHSQSVLQRRRKLRRRKTITGIPKRVQQDMDSDESPVARERTVIVHANPHQLSLCQEDLLISGRLHHTRDSGCQTDDFLIACTAAPSRRRIRAQRGHQGIPASLSHSTGNISSLGDQSDSTYTSAATHGGRLRSRSLPREGGRLMDSDEDDDDNYDDDDEDEDLSPYEAEDFIPPGPSPRMKMMMMKDEEESTDDQAAPEPLQLGSLKRLQRSGERDRGGGGGGSPEHSWMERGRSRLPRKADMGSCEISSSSDTFSSPIHSVSTTGVLGSHVDHKEDHQSSSGNWSGSSSTCPSQTSETIPPPSSPPLTGSSHCDSELSLNTVPNAIDEGFSLDPSYHSDLRPQGQGQRSSSFTSSATDQLDDAGVSTASEGEWTYPPDQDQTDPDQDPDQTQNLSRGHGLAQEYSSKQGLQTCYSDNKSSNSEKESGSHYPSDTEGFYSSSVHFGECNQNYKGYMYNYADPGPDCGQSNTVAAPPSHGVYPQPSADFKSGTMTLGRTCRPLRKPKVKPPPPKRTSSLKDTCSGVDVGTDTQADQDQPKTVSEQELTLSSTDMKLELELELGGAPEPLQTSCLVAEPLGSWGRGLGETVDIVEPMSFSSADTHSFKDEGAVQSDYADLWLHNTELKSNNGEYTSMSNSSTATGTTVMECIKSPDSSSSSTETQTQALPQPSETRASSPPLPPGDFKLGSPEKLAGLASPSSGYSSQSETPTSTLPSSSAAFFPGPLSPSTGKRKPKVPERKSSLSSLQHFPRDGASISSGYKRDPDFPPPPSQLDLNVLHGGYVRHTLSHRTHHIHTLHHSKHRVANVLATGTKLLAPEASNTNPPPSSNSALTIPNSNLLVITPSALRSVQLHSISQPTDSSTTADQETASGAETVTRPKCPPSGSTLAPPPINTRPLPPRRPPPRPPCHDHTSSPEHSQPPPPGRHPDGPPSYESLLLRQDRYGPGTFWAMTAFRTRMDPSSDLSEDSSPLHRPVPRAPHPSPVDLHTHIHSHTDFRGLTHSAHAHPEFRVLGERSFSQDDDDDEDEEEEEEEQLKEPPRAACSRGGMRSDHPPPPAYEFAGVSHSDSGPWASPVKVPGTTKETSHPYLISDARKGGYEEQEEEQEVTSGATRSAHQQQPQESKDDSTTPDTEDYFSKDSTPSDNSLSPLMDDTKVDEDIIITSPNKTRTTEDLFAMIHRSKRKVLGRKDSGDLNAKSRLCPAAPVTPVTTAIIPPAPPLNIPAPLATAAGSQRAPVPIYRSAKKSSTSNEEFKLLLLKKGSRSDSSYRMSATEILKSPITPKTPGDPLQEGAIRQAEELPSTLQEPHISGLEPIQIPGLFPRANSESFTPKTLPMSAASRQGRSRIPPVANSSRYSTRSRLYTAPMQAISEGETENSDGSPHDDRSS encoded by the exons CGGTGTCAAACCTGGATATAGAGAGCAAGCTGTCCCTTCACTATCAGGCTCCATGGCACCAGCAACACAATGTTTTTCATCCTTGTACCCGACCACCATGTCTGGAGGAGCTGCACAGAAGCGCGCAGCTAAGTCTCAGAGCCCTACACCGAG ACGAACAACAGCACCACCGCTCCACAAGTCGGGAGAGAAACAGGGTGACCATCTCTATCTCAGTGGCACCCCCCATGCCCACCTTCCCCTCACCACACAGCATCCGTCGGCAACAGAGGAGTCGCCTGGCACGAGCG caagagagagcagagagggagcGAGAGTTAGACTATCAACCCAGGAAG GAGAGGACTGTAAGAGAAACAGAGATCCAGACCATACAGAGAAAA GAGAGGGCAGGAAGAGAAGCAGATATTCAGACGATCCAAAGAAAG GCTACCTCTACAGGGGAAGGCGAAGGTGGTGAGGTCGTGGGAGGCCACAGAGCCAAGACCTCAGCCCCAAACGTCCCCTCGACCCAGGATAAACAGACAAACTGGTCTAAGGAAAACCACCCACCATCAGATCAGAAGTCAACTGCTGATTCTCACTCCATCTCCTCCTGCATCATCCCCATAAATGTCACAG GAGTTGGGTTTGACAGGGAAGCAAGTGCTCGTTGCTCTCTAGTCCATTCCCAGTCGGTTCTTCAGAGGAGAAGgaagctgaggaggaggaagactaTCACAGGAATACCCAAAAGAGTACAACAGGACATGG ACTCAGATGAATCACCCGTAGCAAGAGAGCGCACAGTGATTGTCCATGCCAACCCGCAccaactctctctctgtcaggaaGACCTCTTAATCAGTGGTCGCCTCCATCACACTCGTGACTCTGGCTGCCAGACAGATGATTTCCTTATAGCAT GTACAGCTGCTCCCTCCAGAAGGCGCATCAGAGCCCAACGTGGCCATCAAGGAAtccctgcctctctctcccATTCAACAGGCAACATTTCTTCCCTGGGTGACCAGTCAGACTCCACATACACAAGTGCTGCAACCCATGGTGGGCGCTTGCGCTCTCGTAGCCTTCCTCGAGAGGGTGGACGCCTGATGGAcagtgatgaggatgatgatgacaattatgatgatgatgatgaagacgaGGACTTGTCACCATACGAAGCAGAGGACTTTATTCCACCTGGCCCTAGTCCAAgaatgaagatgatgatgatgaaggatgaagaggagagcaCAGATGACCAGGCAGCTCCTGAGCCGCTGCAACTCGGTAGCTTGAAAAGGCTGCAGCGATctggggagagagacagaggaggtggaggaggagggagcccGGAGCACAGTTGGATGGAGAGGGGCCGTTCTCGCTTGCCTCGCAAGGCTGATATGGGCAGCTGTGAGATCTCATCAAGTTCAGATACTTTCAGCAGCCCTATTCATTCGGTTTCTACAACAGGAGTCCTCGGCAGCCATGTGGACCACAAGGAGGACCACCAGTCATCAAGCGGGAACTGGAGTGGCTCCAGCTCCACCTGCCCCTCTCAGACATCTGAAACCATTCCCCCACCTTCTTCTccaccactgacaggctcatcCCACTGCGACTCTGAGCTGTCACTCAACACTGTGCCCAATGCCATTGATGAGGGATTCTCCCTGGATCCATCATACCACTCGGACCTCAGACCCCAAGGCCAAGGCCAAAGGTCAAGCTCGTTCACATCCTCAGCCACAGACCAGCTGGACGATGCAGGGGTCAGTACGGCCAGTGAGGGGGAGTGGACATACCCTCCAGACCAAGACCAGACTGACCCGGACCAAGATCCTGACCAAACTCAAAACCTTAGCCGAGGTCATGGTTTAGCCCAGGAGTACAGCTCCAAACAAGGTCTACAAACCTGTTATAGTGACAACAAGAGCAGCAACAGTGAAAAAGAGTCTGGCTCCCATTACCCATCTGATACAGAGGGTTTctattcctcttctgtgcacTTTGGGGAGTGTAATCAGAATTACAAAGGATACATGTATAACTATGCAGACCCAGGGCCTGACTGTGGCCAATCCAACACTGTGGCAGCACCACCGTCCCATGGAGTTTACCCCCAGCCCTCAGCTGACTTCAAGTCAGGTACAATGACCCTGGGAAGGACCTGTCGTCCGCTGaggaaaccaaaagtcaaaccTCCACCACCTAAACGGACCTCCTCGCTGAAGGACACCTGTAGCGGTGTTGATgttggaacagacacacaggcagatCAGGATCAACCAAAGACAGTTAGTGAACAAGAGCTTACCTTGTCTTCCACAGATATGAAGCTGGAACTGGAGCTAGAGCTTGGAGGTGCTCCAGAACCATTACAGACATCCTGTCTAGTGGCAGAGCCTTTGGGATCTTGGGGAAGGGGACTGGGTGAAACTGTGGACATAGTGGAGCCCATGTCCTTTAGCTCTGCAGATACACACTCATTTAAGGATGAAGGTGCTGTGCAATCTGACTATGCAGACCTGTGGCTTCACAACACTGAGCTGAAGTCCAACAATGGTGAATACACATCAATGTCCAACTCAAGCACAGCCACAGGCACTACTGTCATGGAGTGCATCAAGTCACCAGAcagctcttcctcctccacagaAACCCAAACCCAGGCCCTTCCCCAACCTTCAGAGACTAGGGCATCTAGTCCACCTCTCCCACCTGGAGACTTCAAACTTGGGTCACCTGAGAAGCTGGCCGGCCTGGCCTCACCATCAAGTGGCTattccagccaatcagagactcCAACATCAACCTTGCCCTCATCTTCGGCAGCGTTCTTTCCAGGACCACTGTCTCCCTCAACTGGCAAGAGAAAGCCCAAAGTGCCCGAGAGGAAGTCTTCTCTCTCTTCCCTGCAGCACTTCCCCAGAGATGGAGCTTCCATTTCCTCTGGCTATAAGAGAGACCCAGACTTCCCACCTCCACCATCTCAACTTGATCTTAATGTTCTTCATGGTGGTTATGTCAGACACACGCTATCCCACCGGACACACCACATACACACGCTCcaccacagcaaacacagagttGCAAATGTTTTAGCCACTGGAACAAAGTTGTTGGCCCCAGAGGCATCAAATACCAACCCACCGCCCAGTTCAAACTCTGCTTTAACAATTCCCAATTCCAATCTATTGGTAATAACTCCATCTGCTCTTCGTTCAGTGCAGCTCCATTCTATTAGTCAACCTACAGATAGTTCTACCACTGCAGACCAGGAAACAGCAAGCGGAGCAGAAACTGTAACAAGACCCAAATGTCCTCCTAGTGGTTCTACTCTGGCTCCACCGCCTATTAACACGAGGCCTCTCCCTCCGCGCAGGCCACCTCCTAGACCCCCGTGTCATGATCACACCTCCTCCCCTGAACACTCGCAACCACCTCCTCCTGGGCGCCACCCTGATGGGCCTCCATCCTATGAAAGCCTGCTACTCAGACAGGACCGCTATGGACCTGGAACCTTCTGGGCTATGACAGCCTTCAGAACCCGGATGGACCCATCATCAGATCTCTCCGAGGACAGCTCACCCCTGCATCGACCTGTGCCACGTGCTCCCCACCCTTCGCCTGTGGATCTACACACGCAtatccactcacacacagatttCAGAGGGCTCACGCACTCAGCTCATGCACACCCTGAGTTTAGGGTTTTGGGGGAACGCTCATTCTcccaggatgatgatgatgatgaggatgaggaggaggaagaggaagagcagCTGAAAGAGCCACCAAGGGCTGCATGTTCCAGAGGCGGCATGCGATCGGACCACCCTCCACCCCCAGCATATGAATTTGCTGGGGTATCTCACTCAGACTCAGGGCCCTGGGCTAGTCCAGTCAAAGTGCCTGGTACCACAAAGGAGACATCGCATCCTTACCTAATCAGCGATGCAAGGAAAGGAGGATATGAAGAGCAAGAAGaagaacaggaagtgacatcaggTGCTACCAGAAGTGCccatcagcagcagccacaggagAGCAAAGATGACTCTACTACTCCTGACACTGAGGATTACTTCAGTAAAG ATTCCACACCAAGTGATAATTCGCTCTCCCCTCTGATGGATGACACCAAAGTGGATGAAGACATTATTATCACGTCACCCAACAAGACCCGCACGACTGAGGACCTGTTTGCCATGATACACAG atcCAAGAGAAAGGTCCTGGGTCGTAAAGATTCGGGAGACTTAAACGCAAAGTCTCGTCTCTGCCCTGCAGCACCAGTAACTCCTGTCACCACCGCCATTATCCCGCCAGCTCCTCCTCTCAACATCCCAGCCCCATTAGCCACTGCTGCCGGGTCACAACGAGCCCCTGTGCCAATCTACCGCAGCGCCAAGAAATCCAGCACGTCCAACGAGGAGTTTAAACTCCTGCTGCTGAAGAAAGGTAGCAGGTCTGATTCCAGCTACCGCATGTCAGCTACAGAGATTCTGAAGAGCCCCATCACCCCTAAAACCCCAGGGGACCCCCTTCAGGAAGGGGCCATTAGACAGGCTGAGGAGCTACCCTCTACACTCCAAGAGCCCCacatttctggcttggaaccaATCCAGATACCAGGCCTTTTTCCCAGAGCCAACTCTGAGAGTTTTACCCCCAAAACCCTGCCTATGTCCGCTGCATCCCGACAGGGACGTTCTCGGATCCCCCCTGTAGCCAACAGCAGTCGATATAGTACACGCAGCCGCCTCTACACGGCCCCCATGCAAGCCATTTCCGAAGGGGAGACAGAGAACTCAGATGGGAGCCCCCATGATGACAGATCATCCTAA